CTCATCATACATTTCAAGTTTATAAAGTATCCAGGCATAGGTATCAAGATAAGTATAATTTAAAGGTTCTTTTTCAATAGTTATTAAACTCATTTTTTTTGCTTTTAACAAGCTATCGTTTTCTAAACTAAGGTAATAACTATAGTTGTTCAATATATATAGATTTTCGGGCTCAAATTCTAATATTTCATCAAAAATTAAAAAAGACTTTTTTAATGAATCCATTCTATAGTATGATTCTGCCAAATAAGTATAGAACTGTATTTTTAAAGGGTCATCATTTACAATAAGTTTTCGTCCAAATTCTAAAGGTTCAATCGCTTGCTCATATTTATTCAAACTATAAGCAGCCAAGCCTTTAAACAGATATATCATAGGTTGATTCGGGAAATATTTAATTGCTTTATTACTTTCTGAGTACAAATCATCAAAATCACCCAATTGGTTTTCAATAAATAATAATTGTTCCCATATTAAATAATTGTTTTTAATTTCTTCAGTAATAAATTGCAAGTTTTCTTTAGCTTCTCTGAATTTCTTGCTTTCTATTAATAAATCTGTATAAACGATTCTTACATTTCTATCCTCAGGATACATTTCTAATAATATATATATCAGTTCGTTTATTTTTTCTTTAAATTGAATATAATTATCAGATATTCCACTAACAGAAACAATCATATTTATTTTAACATCTGCTGAAATATTTCTATTTTTGAAAGCAATTTTTAATTCTTCAAACGATTTTTCATAGTTTTTATTTTTTCTGTAATATTCAGCTAATGATATGTGTACCAGTCCGTTATTTGGGTCAATTTCTAATATTTTTTCCATTGTTTTATAGGCTTCATCATACATTTTACTATCCATATATGATTCAACCAGTATTCCATAATATTTACTTTCATTAGGAAAGGCATTTATCAATTTTAATATTTCGTTTCTTGCTTTCTCTTCTTTACCATCTCTAAGATAAATTTGCTCTTTTTCTAATGAAATCATATCATTTATTCCTAAAATTTTTTCGAGCTTTTCTAATGTTTCAATTGCTTTTTCAGGATTATTATTTATTTTATATATTTCAATTAAATCAATATATAAATCAATTTCATTCGGAAATTTTTTTATTAATCCTTCAAATAATTTTATTGCTTCATTATATTTTTCTGTTTTTAGA
This genomic stretch from Bacteroidales bacterium harbors:
- a CDS encoding tetratricopeptide repeat protein — translated: MIYKNTYKYFLIIVILLITSGNVIKSQDNEKKKKKKNNKSELSEKQKFEFESAYFDANKHMVFGNYELAKGIFLECLKLKENDAATLYNLSTICSFEKKFEEAITYAKAAVKSNNNNIWYSILLGNLYLKTEKYNEAIKLFEGLIKKFPNEIDLYIDLIEIYKINNNPEKAIETLEKLEKILGINDMISLEKEQIYLRDGKEEKARNEILKLINAFPNESKYYGILVESYMDSKMYDEAYKTMEKILEIDPNNGLVHISLAEYYRKNKNYEKSFEELKIAFKNRNISADVKINMIVSVSGISDNYIQFKEKINELIYILLEMYPEDRNVRIVYTDLLIESKKFREAKENLQFITEEIKNNYLIWEQLLFIENQLGDFDDLYSESNKAIKYFPNQPMIYLFKGLAAYSLNKYEQAIEPLEFGRKLIVNDDPLKIQFYTYLAESYYRMDSLKKSFLIFDEILEFEPENLYILNNYSYYLSLENDSLLKAKKMSLITIEKEPLNYTYLDTYAWILYKLEMYDEAQKIIERSILNGGSKNPTIIEHYGDILFKKLMNDEAIIQWNKAKDLGSTSKNLENKIKEKSLIE